In Miscanthus floridulus cultivar M001 chromosome 5, ASM1932011v1, whole genome shotgun sequence, one genomic interval encodes:
- the LOC136452496 gene encoding late embryogenesis abundant protein Lea14-A-like, with protein MSGAEEERSGAAATEAGGEEERRERSVGLMAGLVDKAKGFVVEKVTQIPKPEAALDRVSFRSISREGVELHSHVDISNPYSHRIPICEITYTFKSAGKVIVSGTMADPGWIAASGSTKLELPVKVPYDFIVTLMKDLGGDWDIDYLLEVGLTIDLPVIGAFTIPLTTEGEIKLPTFRDLLF; from the exons ATGAGCGGGGCAGAGGAGGAGAGATCCGGCGCCGCCGCCACGGAAgcgggaggggaggaggagagACGGGAGAGGAGCGTCGGCCTCATGGCCGGCCTCGTGGACAAGGCCAAGGGCTTCGTGGTGGAGAAGGTGACGCAGATCCCCAAGCCCGAGGCGGCGCTGGATCGCGTCTCCTTCCGGAGCATCAGCCGCGAGGGCGTCGAGCTGCACAGCCACGTCGACATCAGCAACCCCTACTCGCACCGCATCCCCATATGCGAGATCACCTACACCTTCAAGAGCGCCGGCAA GGTGATAGTGTCGGGCACGATGGCCGACCCCGGGTGGATCGCGGCGAGCGGCAGCACCAAGCTGGAGCTGCCGGTGAAGGTGCCGTACGACTTCATTGTGACGCTGATGAAGGATCTGGGAGGGGACTGGGACATCGACTACCTGCTGGAGGTGGGGCTCACCATCGACCTCCCCGTCATCGGCGCCTTCACTATCCCGCTCACCACCGAGGGCGAGATCAAGCTCCCCACCTTCCGGGACTTATTGTTCTAA
- the LOC136450140 gene encoding protein SGT1 homolog, translating into MAASNLESKAKEAFVDDDFELAAELYTQAIDAGPATADLYADRAQAHIKLGNYTEAVADANKAIELDPMMHKAYYRKGAACIKLEEYQTAKAALELGSSYASGDSRFTRLLKECEERIAEESSQAPVKNVEPPVAPTVEDKEDVANIENTPPVVESPSKPKYRHDYYNSATEVVLTIFAKGVPTDSVVIDFGEQMLSVSIEVPGEEPYHFQPRLFSKIIPEKCKYQVLSTKVEIRLAKAEQVTWTTLDYSGRPKAVPQKISAPAETAPRPSYPSSKAKKDWDKLEAEVKKEEKEEKLDGDAALNKFFRDIYKDADEDMRRAMMKSFVESNGTVLSTNWKDVGSKVVEGSPPDGMELKKWEY; encoded by the exons atggccgcgtcGAATCTGGAGAGCAAGGCCAAGGAGGCCTTCGTCGACGACGACTTCGAGCTGGCAGCCGAGCTCTACACCCAGGCCATCGACGCCGGGCCCGCCACCGCCGACCTCTACGCCGACCGCGCCCAGGCGCACATCAAGCTCGGCAACTACACTG AAGCTGTGGCGGATGCTAACAAAGCAATTGAACTTGATCCTATGATGCATAAAGCCTACTACCGGAAAGG TGCTGCATGCATTAAGCTTGAAGAATACCAAACTGCAAAGGCTGCTCTTGAGTTGGGTTCTTCCTATGCATCAGGCGATTCAAGGTTTACTCGTCTATTGAAGGAATGTGAAGAGCGcatcgctg AGGAATCTAGCCAGGCACCAGTAAAGAATGTTGAGCCTCCTGTGGCTCCTACTGTTGAGGACAAGGAGGATGTCGCAAATATAGAGAATACACCGCCAGTGGTAGAATCCCCAAGCAAACCTAAATACAG GCATGACTACTACAACAGTGCCACAGAAGTGGTGCTGACAATATTTGCTAAGGGTGTTCCCACTGATAGTGTAGTCATTGATTTTGGTGAACAGATG TTAAGTGTATCCATTGAAGTCCCTGGTGAAGAACCATACCATTTTCAGCCCCGTCTGTTTTCTAAG ATTATCCCTGAGAAATGCAAATATCAAGTCTTATCCACCAAGGTCGAAATACGCCTTGCAAAAGCCGAGCAGGTGACATGGACAACCCTGGATTACAGTGGAAGACCAAAGGCTGTGCCCCAGAAGATAAGCGCACCAG CTGAAACAGCCCCAAGACCTTCATACCCATCTTCAAAGGCAAAAAAAGACTGGGATAAACTGGAAGCTGAAGTAAAAAAGGAG GAGAAGGAAGAAAAACTTGATGGTGATGCTGCATTGAACAAATTCTTCCGTGACATCTACAAGGATGCTGATGAAGATATGCGGAGGGCCATGATGAAGTCATTC GTGGAATCTAATGGCACTGTTCTCTCAACCAATTGGAAAGATGTTGGATCAAAGGTGGTGGAAGGGAGCCCTCCTGATGGTATGGAGCTCAAGAAGTGGGAATACTAA